A stretch of DNA from Halobacteriovorax sp. JY17:
ACAAAGAAGTCACAGAGCATACCAAGCTTTATTCCATCTTCATTTATGATTTTAGTACCAATAGCATTTGAGAAATGAATTTGAATGTCGTAGAAATTTTTAAATATACTCATTAGTCTTCACGCTCTTCGTTTCTCTTGCTCTGTTTGAAAATATTATTCTTACGCATATTTATAAGTCTCAATACTTCAGAAGCTGTTTCTTCGATTGCTTTGTCTGTTACGTTAAAAACTGGCCATCTCTTATTTTCACTAAATAGATCGTTGGCCCATTCAAGTTCTTCGATAACTTTACTTTGTTCTGCGTAATCACCAGTGTGATTTGCAGCTCCTAAGTTTGTTAATCTCTTTCGTCTAATTTCAAGTAGAGCATCAGGGTTAATAGTAAGAGCAAATATTTTTCTTTGATCTATTTTAAATAGAGAATCAGGGATTTCTGTTCCTTTTATTAGAGGAACATTTACGACTTTTACCCCATGCTGGCTTAAATAAACCGAGAGTGGAGTTTTTCCTGTTCTTGAAATTCCAACAAGTACAACATCTGCTAAATTTAAACTTTCTAGATTTCTTCCATCATCATGGTTTAAAGTAAACTCCATAGCTGCAACACGTTTAAAGTATTCATCATTAACGGCATGGAGTAGACCAGGCTCT
This window harbors:
- a CDS encoding pyruvate, water dikinase regulatory protein: MASLPRKLKIIIISDGTGETATAISRAIMTQFPDREVYFTRFKNVRTNEQVDAIFTEAAIHHDLIIYTIVTSELRDYIGVVARNRHVRALDLIGHALTAFSNYFEQEPKSEPGLLHAVNDEYFKRVAAMEFTLNHDDGRNLESLNLADVVLVGISRTGKTPLSVYLSQHGVKVVNVPLIKGTEIPDSLFKIDQRKIFALTINPDALLEIRRKRLTNLGAANHTGDYAEQSKVIEELEWANDLFSENKRWPVFNVTDKAIEETASEVLRLINMRKNNIFKQSKRNEERED